One region of Yersinia bercovieri ATCC 43970 genomic DNA includes:
- a CDS encoding helix-turn-helix transcriptional regulator: protein MIVDNDKYQTLGMVTIVKKIFTSLGFKKEIKFYRKSFYSADIIFIGVDEFSFFDALKSLDRSPSEADVFLICDARLNSFLQGIPRFSNVTMIFREDSLEAVTNKISTVFKRKLRGLKENLTERKNTNVLSLASSERQYLTPNENIVLKLFNEGFSGGDIARILKKSEKTVSGQKRSAMKKLGARTDVELIKMFMFK, encoded by the coding sequence ATGATAGTTGATAACGATAAATATCAAACACTGGGTATGGTAACTATCGTAAAAAAAATATTCACATCGTTAGGCTTTAAGAAAGAGATTAAATTCTATCGGAAGTCATTCTATTCAGCGGATATAATTTTTATTGGTGTCGATGAATTCAGCTTTTTCGATGCGCTAAAAAGCTTGGACAGATCGCCATCAGAAGCGGATGTCTTTTTGATTTGCGATGCGAGATTAAATAGTTTTCTACAGGGAATTCCACGATTCAGTAACGTAACGATGATCTTCAGGGAAGATTCACTCGAAGCCGTAACCAATAAAATTTCAACGGTGTTCAAACGCAAGCTTCGTGGGCTTAAAGAAAACTTAACCGAGCGCAAAAATACTAATGTATTAAGTCTGGCGTCATCAGAACGTCAGTATTTGACACCTAATGAAAATATCGTGCTGAAGCTATTTAATGAAGGTTTCTCCGGTGGTGATATCGCCAGAATTCTGAAAAAGAGTGAGAAAACAGTAAGTGGGCAAAAACGCTCAGCGATGAAAAAATTGGGTGCACGTACAGACGTTGAGTTAATTAAAATGTTTATGTTCAAATAG
- a CDS encoding cold-shock protein has protein sequence MNGRITTFFEDKGFGFITDENGDNRYFHVIKVANPEMIKKGAEVTFEPTTNTKGLSAFAVKVAIESKYIFIANERIKLTSIKSFNTFTKEVPAQAEVDKANTVLSVNLLMNKIRPQEEDIAEKTVPLKMLSITTFQNVTYTFSEHEVDIDSTVAKLKCI, from the coding sequence ATGAACGGTAGAATAACAACTTTTTTTGAAGATAAAGGTTTTGGTTTTATCACCGATGAGAACGGAGATAACCGTTATTTTCACGTTATTAAAGTTGCTAATCCCGAGATGATCAAAAAAGGGGCTGAGGTCACTTTTGAGCCAACAACCAATACCAAAGGGTTGTCCGCATTTGCAGTGAAAGTGGCTATTGAGAGTAAATATATATTCATTGCCAACGAGAGAATCAAACTCACCAGCATTAAATCATTCAACACCTTCACTAAAGAAGTTCCTGCACAGGCTGAAGTCGACAAGGCCAACACCGTCCTCTCAGTGAATTTACTGATGAATAAAATCCGACCGCAAGAAGAAGATATTGCAGAAAAAACAGTACCACTGAAAATGCTGTCGATAACCACATTCCAAAATGTAACTTATACATTTTCAGAGCATGAAGTCGATATTGATAGTACGGTTGCTAAGTTGAAGTGTATTTGA
- the cspE gene encoding transcription antiterminator/RNA stability regulator CspE: protein MSKIKGSVKWFNESKGFGFITPEDGSKDVFVHFSAIASNGFKTLAEGQRVEFEITNGAKGPSAANVIAI from the coding sequence ATGTCTAAGATTAAAGGTAGCGTTAAGTGGTTCAATGAGTCCAAAGGTTTCGGCTTCATTACCCCAGAAGATGGCAGCAAGGACGTTTTCGTTCATTTCTCAGCCATCGCTAGCAACGGTTTCAAAACTCTTGCTGAAGGCCAGCGTGTAGAATTTGAAATCACGAACGGTGCCAAAGGGCCATCTGCTGCTAATGTTATCGCTATCTAA
- the crcB gene encoding fluoride efflux transporter CrcB: MFNTLLAVFIGGGVGSVARWLVSMKLNNLSPNIPLGTLVVNLIGAFIIGLALALFTRLTDIDPIWKLLITTGFCGGLTTFSTFSVEVVYLIQDGKLAWAAGSILLNLAGSLAMTMLAFLLVNHFAGQ, encoded by the coding sequence ATGTTTAATACGTTACTGGCAGTATTTATTGGTGGTGGTGTGGGCAGCGTAGCCCGTTGGTTGGTCAGCATGAAGCTCAACAATCTATCACCTAATATCCCGCTAGGGACACTGGTTGTAAACCTGATTGGGGCCTTTATTATTGGTCTGGCATTGGCGCTTTTTACCCGCCTTACTGATATTGATCCTATATGGAAGTTACTGATTACTACCGGTTTTTGTGGCGGGCTAACAACATTTTCCACCTTCTCTGTCGAAGTGGTCTATTTGATTCAGGATGGTAAACTAGCTTGGGCCGCAGGTAGTATCTTACTAAATCTGGCAGGTTCACTTGCCATGACCATGCTGGCCTTTCTGCTGGTCAATCACTTCGCAGGGCAGTAA
- a CDS encoding diguanylate cyclase, whose amino-acid sequence MLCVSSVLYTQNAPLWLWIVLALNGLVWPHIAFLLASRSEEPFEQEILNMKIDSALGGVWVAIMSFNALPSVVILSMMSMNNIASGGKNVFCKGLALQIACSLLTAWIFNLPFKPETSPLQVYACLPMIVVYPSLLGLVTYRTAKRLAENREELLRISVRDGLTGLYNRRHWEHQLHNQFDSCRRYQHGATLILLDIDNFKSINDTFGHAVGDDAITVLAEELLLGLRAIDIVGRYGGDEFGAILPNTTAEQTREVLTRIQEKLANLVFEQAPSLQLRVSAGIADYRHDMINYQQWLKAADSALYLAKDNGRNRIELAS is encoded by the coding sequence ATGTTATGTGTTAGCTCGGTACTCTACACTCAGAATGCGCCACTCTGGTTATGGATAGTGCTCGCACTCAACGGATTAGTCTGGCCACACATCGCATTCCTGCTGGCCTCGCGCTCTGAAGAGCCATTTGAGCAAGAAATACTCAACATGAAAATAGACTCAGCCCTAGGTGGAGTCTGGGTGGCAATCATGTCGTTCAATGCCCTGCCATCGGTGGTTATTTTATCAATGATGAGTATGAATAATATTGCTTCAGGCGGCAAAAACGTCTTTTGCAAAGGGCTGGCATTACAAATTGCCTGTAGCTTATTGACCGCGTGGATATTTAATTTACCCTTTAAACCAGAAACCTCACCGCTTCAGGTTTATGCTTGCCTGCCAATGATAGTCGTCTACCCCTCCCTACTGGGATTAGTGACCTATCGAACCGCAAAACGTCTGGCCGAAAATAGGGAAGAGTTATTACGCATCAGCGTCAGAGATGGATTGACTGGATTATATAACCGCAGACACTGGGAGCATCAGTTACATAATCAATTTGACAGTTGTCGACGTTATCAGCATGGTGCCACACTGATTTTGCTTGATATTGATAATTTCAAATCTATTAATGACACCTTTGGTCATGCCGTCGGTGACGATGCCATTACGGTTCTTGCCGAAGAGCTATTACTGGGGCTACGGGCCATCGACATTGTCGGCCGCTATGGTGGCGATGAGTTTGGCGCGATTTTGCCAAATACCACGGCGGAGCAAACACGGGAAGTGTTAACTCGAATTCAGGAAAAGTTAGCCAATTTAGTTTTTGAGCAAGCACCCTCCCTGCAACTCAGAGTCAGCGCCGGCATTGCTGATTACAGGCATGACATGATTAACTATCAACAATGGTTAAAAGCCGCCGACTCCGCACTCTACCTGGCAAAAGATAATGGCCGCAATCGCATTGAGTTAGCGAGCTAA
- the tatA gene encoding Sec-independent protein translocase subunit TatA, which produces MEGISITKLLVVGILIVLLFGTSKLRTLGADLGAALKGFKKAMGNDDAPAASATAESKAATETKATPPIEHKE; this is translated from the coding sequence ATGGAAGGTATCAGCATTACCAAATTGTTGGTCGTTGGTATATTGATTGTGTTGTTGTTTGGCACTAGCAAATTACGCACACTGGGTGCGGATTTGGGCGCAGCTTTGAAGGGCTTCAAAAAAGCCATGGGTAATGATGATGCGCCAGCAGCAAGTGCGACTGCTGAGTCCAAAGCGGCAACAGAAACTAAAGCGACACCGCCGATCGAACATAAAGAGTGA
- the lipA gene encoding lipoyl synthase, giving the protein MSKPIQMERGVKYRDADKMALIPIKTVVTERQELLRKPEWMKIKLPADSSRIQGIKAAMRKNGLHSVCEEASCPNLSECFNHGTATFMILGAICTRRCPFCDVAHGRPVAPDANEPEKLGQTIQDMGLRYVVITSVDRDDLRDGGAQHFADCISAIRAKNPTIKIETLVPDFRGRMDRALEILTATPPDVFNHNLENVPRVYRQVRPGANYEWSLKLLERFKEAHPDIPTKSGLMVGLGETNAEIVEVMRDLRRHGVTMLTLGQYLQPSRHHLPVQRYVSPAEFDEMKAEAMAMGFTHAACGPFVRSSYHADLQAKGLEVK; this is encoded by the coding sequence ATGAGTAAACCGATTCAGATGGAACGCGGCGTAAAATACCGTGACGCAGATAAAATGGCGTTAATCCCGATTAAAACCGTGGTTACCGAACGTCAGGAGCTGCTGCGTAAACCCGAATGGATGAAAATCAAACTCCCTGCCGACTCCAGCCGTATTCAGGGCATTAAGGCCGCAATGCGCAAAAACGGTCTGCACTCGGTTTGCGAAGAAGCCTCCTGCCCTAACTTGTCTGAGTGCTTCAACCACGGTACCGCGACCTTTATGATCCTCGGCGCTATCTGTACTCGCCGTTGCCCATTCTGCGACGTGGCACATGGCCGCCCAGTTGCCCCGGATGCCAATGAGCCGGAAAAACTGGGTCAGACCATTCAAGATATGGGCTTGCGCTATGTCGTTATCACCTCGGTTGACCGTGATGACCTGCGTGATGGCGGTGCTCAGCATTTTGCTGATTGTATCTCCGCTATTCGTGCCAAGAATCCCACCATTAAGATTGAAACGCTGGTGCCTGATTTCCGTGGCCGTATGGATCGCGCATTAGAGATTTTGACGGCGACACCACCCGATGTGTTTAACCACAATCTGGAAAACGTGCCACGGGTCTATCGCCAAGTGCGCCCCGGTGCTAACTACGAGTGGTCGCTCAAATTATTGGAACGCTTTAAAGAAGCGCATCCTGATATTCCAACCAAGTCTGGTTTGATGGTCGGTTTGGGTGAAACCAATGCCGAAATCGTTGAAGTGATGCGGGATTTACGCCGTCACGGGGTAACCATGTTGACACTAGGCCAATATTTACAACCTAGCCGTCACCACTTGCCGGTACAACGTTATGTCAGCCCGGCTGAGTTTGACGAAATGAAGGCGGAAGCCATGGCGATGGGCTTTACCCATGCGGCTTGTGGCCCGTTTGTTCGCTCTTCTTACCACGCTGACCTGCAAGCAAAAGGGTTAGAGGTCAAATAA
- the lipB gene encoding lipoyl(octanoyl) transferase LipB: MMTRLQQHKIILRQLGLQPYPPVSQAMHDFTEFRTDATPDEIWLVEHQPVFTQGQAGKAEHVLMPGDIPVIQSDRGGQVTYHGPGQQVMYIMIDLKRAKMGVRQLVTAIENTVIQTLTSFGIDSQARPDAPGVYVGQQKICSLGLRIRRGCSFHGLALNIAMDLQPFQRINPCGYAGMQMTQVSALQAGTTVADIQPVLVRQFTHQLGYPDAELQPWSLSDYLSPDAL, from the coding sequence ATGATGACTCGCTTGCAACAACACAAGATCATTTTACGTCAATTGGGGTTGCAACCCTACCCCCCCGTATCCCAAGCTATGCATGACTTCACTGAGTTTCGCACTGATGCTACGCCGGATGAAATCTGGCTGGTGGAGCATCAACCCGTCTTTACTCAGGGCCAGGCAGGAAAAGCTGAACATGTTCTGATGCCCGGCGATATTCCGGTTATCCAAAGTGACAGGGGCGGTCAAGTCACCTACCACGGCCCCGGGCAGCAGGTGATGTATATCATGATTGACCTCAAACGCGCCAAAATGGGCGTGCGGCAGTTAGTGACGGCTATTGAGAATACGGTGATACAGACACTGACCTCTTTTGGCATTGATTCACAAGCCCGCCCGGATGCACCCGGCGTCTATGTTGGTCAGCAAAAGATATGCTCACTGGGGCTACGTATCCGCAGAGGCTGCTCGTTTCACGGTCTGGCACTGAATATTGCCATGGATCTGCAACCCTTCCAGCGCATTAACCCCTGTGGCTATGCGGGCATGCAGATGACTCAAGTTAGTGCATTGCAAGCGGGTACAACCGTGGCTGATATCCAGCCGGTATTAGTGCGCCAATTCACCCATCAGCTAGGTTACCCCGACGCCGAACTGCAACCCTGGTCATTAAGTGATTATCTCTCCCCTGATGCACTGTAA
- the ybeD gene encoding DUF493 family protein YbeD yields MKTKLHELLEFPCSFTYKVMGIAEPQLVNQVVEVVQRHAPGDYSPQVKPSSKGNYHSVSITITATHIEQVETLYEELGKLELVRMVL; encoded by the coding sequence ATGAAAACTAAACTGCACGAACTGCTTGAGTTCCCTTGTTCTTTTACCTACAAGGTAATGGGCATTGCTGAACCTCAGTTGGTTAACCAGGTGGTTGAAGTGGTACAGCGCCATGCTCCGGGTGACTACTCCCCGCAGGTAAAACCGAGCAGCAAAGGTAACTATCACTCCGTCTCCATCACCATCACCGCCACCCATATTGAGCAGGTGGAGACACTGTACGAAGAGTTAGGTAAGCTTGAACTGGTGCGGATGGTGCTGTAA
- the dacA gene encoding D-alanyl-D-alanine carboxypeptidase DacA produces MKYVTTSRIIKSLALGTVIVMSAASAANADDVNLKTMIPGVPQIDAEAYILIDYNSGKVLAEMNADARRNPASLTKMMTSYVIGQAIKAGKIGPEDMVTVGKDAWATGNPEFQGSSLMFLKPGDRVPVSKLTRGINLQSGNDACVAMADYVAGSQDSFVNLMNNYVNALGLKNTQFKTVHGLDAEGQYSSARDMALIGQALIRDVPDEYAIYKEKEFTFNNIRQMNRNGLLWDTSLNVDGIKTGHTASAGYNLVASATDGQMRLISAVLGGRTYKGRETESKKLLTWGFRFFETVAPLKVGKEFASEPVWFGDSDRVQLGVDKDVYLTIPRGRMKDLKASYVLNTPEIHAPLAKNQVVGMINFQLDGKTIDQRPLVVMNEVKEGGIFSRMVDYIKLMFHRWFG; encoded by the coding sequence ATGAAATATGTAACTACTTCTCGCATTATCAAGAGCCTGGCGCTCGGCACTGTTATTGTTATGAGCGCAGCTTCTGCTGCAAACGCTGATGACGTCAATCTGAAAACCATGATCCCCGGCGTGCCACAGATCGACGCGGAAGCCTATATTCTGATTGATTACAACTCCGGCAAAGTATTGGCAGAAATGAATGCTGATGCCCGTCGCAACCCGGCCAGTTTGACCAAAATGATGACCAGCTATGTTATTGGTCAGGCAATCAAAGCCGGTAAAATCGGGCCGGAAGATATGGTTACCGTGGGTAAAGATGCCTGGGCGACGGGTAATCCGGAGTTCCAAGGCTCCTCGTTGATGTTCCTGAAACCCGGCGACCGCGTCCCGGTTTCTAAACTGACCCGGGGTATCAACCTGCAATCGGGTAACGATGCCTGTGTTGCTATGGCCGATTACGTCGCCGGTAGCCAGGACTCATTCGTTAACCTGATGAATAACTACGTTAACGCGCTGGGTTTGAAAAATACCCAGTTCAAAACCGTGCACGGCTTAGATGCCGAGGGTCAATATAGCTCTGCGCGCGATATGGCGCTGATTGGGCAAGCACTGATTCGTGATGTGCCGGATGAGTATGCTATCTACAAAGAGAAAGAGTTCACCTTCAACAATATCCGCCAGATGAACCGTAACGGTCTACTGTGGGATACCAGTTTGAATGTTGATGGCATCAAAACCGGTCATACCGCCTCTGCTGGCTATAATTTGGTGGCCTCAGCCACTGATGGGCAGATGCGGTTGATCTCAGCAGTACTGGGTGGTCGCACCTATAAAGGCCGCGAAACTGAGAGTAAAAAACTGCTAACCTGGGGCTTCCGTTTCTTTGAAACTGTGGCACCGCTGAAAGTGGGTAAAGAGTTTGCTTCAGAACCCGTCTGGTTCGGTGACAGTGATCGCGTGCAGTTGGGTGTTGATAAAGACGTTTACCTGACCATCCCACGTGGCCGCATGAAAGATCTGAAAGCCAGCTATGTGCTGAATACACCTGAAATTCATGCCCCATTGGCGAAAAATCAGGTTGTTGGGATGATTAACTTCCAGTTAGATGGCAAAACCATCGACCAGCGCCCACTGGTGGTAATGAACGAAGTGAAAGAGGGCGGGATCTTTAGCCGCATGGTGGATTACATCAAACTGATGTTCCACCGCTGGTTCGGCTAA
- the rlpA gene encoding endolytic peptidoglycan transglycosylase RlpA has protein sequence MRKEWLWIGIAGVLLSACTSQPPAPQQQVQQTYNGPVVEIGGAEPRYEPFNPNFNQDYKVNGHSYSIIKDPQNFSQTGLAAWYGEEANGNTTATGETFDPNALTAAHPTLPIPSYVRVTNISNGRQIVVRVNDRGPYTPGRVIDLSKAAADRLNISNNTKVKIDFINVAPDGSLSGPGMVGTTIAKQSYALPSRPDLGSSGMGTPIQQDAPAVSAPVRPIDNSSLSGADATQPVAPQSSGFLRASTPVPVGVLEGSEPAATAPSAMSEASVSPPVVANPGPVTSSVAAASTATATSGGYVVQVGALSDAQRAQTWQQSLSQRFGVPGKVATNGSVHRVQLGPFSSRQQAVELQQRLSSEAQQQSFVVAAP, from the coding sequence ATGCGTAAGGAATGGCTTTGGATCGGCATCGCAGGCGTGCTGTTATCAGCATGTACCAGTCAGCCCCCGGCACCCCAGCAACAGGTGCAACAGACGTACAACGGCCCGGTAGTCGAGATCGGCGGTGCTGAGCCGCGCTACGAGCCTTTCAATCCTAATTTCAATCAGGATTATAAGGTTAATGGTCACTCCTACAGCATCATCAAAGATCCGCAAAACTTCTCTCAGACCGGCCTTGCTGCCTGGTATGGTGAAGAAGCTAACGGCAACACCACGGCGACGGGTGAAACCTTTGATCCCAATGCCTTAACCGCCGCCCACCCGACACTGCCGATCCCAAGTTATGTGCGGGTAACCAACATCAGCAATGGTCGCCAGATTGTGGTGCGCGTGAATGACCGTGGCCCATACACCCCAGGGCGGGTGATTGACTTATCCAAAGCGGCTGCCGATCGCCTGAATATCTCCAATAACACCAAAGTGAAGATTGATTTTATCAATGTTGCACCCGATGGTTCGCTCTCAGGCCCCGGGATGGTTGGCACCACTATCGCCAAGCAAAGTTATGCATTGCCAAGCCGCCCGGATTTAGGCTCCAGCGGAATGGGGACTCCAATACAGCAGGATGCGCCCGCAGTCAGTGCACCGGTGCGCCCTATCGATAATAGTAGTTTGTCTGGCGCTGACGCCACGCAGCCAGTCGCGCCACAAAGTAGCGGCTTCCTACGTGCATCGACCCCAGTCCCCGTTGGCGTGCTGGAAGGATCAGAACCCGCCGCGACTGCACCATCAGCGATGAGCGAGGCATCCGTCAGCCCACCGGTTGTTGCCAACCCAGGCCCCGTGACGTCATCAGTAGCCGCAGCATCAACTGCCACGGCAACATCAGGCGGTTATGTGGTTCAGGTCGGTGCATTGAGCGATGCTCAGCGGGCGCAAACCTGGCAGCAAAGCTTAAGCCAACGTTTCGGCGTGCCGGGCAAAGTAGCAACCAATGGCAGTGTGCATCGTGTCCAACTGGGGCCATTTAGCAGCCGTCAACAGGCGGTTGAACTGCAACAGCGCCTGTCGAGCGAAGCACAGCAGCAATCATTTGTGGTTGCTGCACCTTAA
- the mrdB gene encoding peptidoglycan glycosyltransferase MrdB (rod shape-determining protein RodA), whose amino-acid sequence MTDNQQKGSLWYKMHIDLPFLLCVLALLAYSAFVMWSASGQDMGMMERKVGQIAMGLVVMLVMAQIPPRVYESWAPYLYFVCVILLVLVDAFGQISKGAQRWLDLGFIRFQPSEIAKIAVPLMVARFMNRDVCPPSLKNTGIALILIFMPTLLVAAQPDLGTSILIAASGLFVLFLSGMSWRLIAIAAVLVAGFIPILWFFLMHGYQRDRVMMLLDPESDPLGAGYHIIQSKIAIGSGGLSGKGWLHGTQSQLEFLPERHTDFIFAVLAEELGLIGFLVLLALYLCLIMRGLVIAAHAQTTFGRVMVGGLMLILFVYVFVNIGMVSGILPVVGVPLPLVSYGGSALIVLMAGFGIVMSIHTHRKMLSKNL is encoded by the coding sequence ATGACTGATAATCAACAAAAAGGCTCTTTGTGGTACAAAATGCACATTGACCTGCCGTTTCTGCTTTGCGTCCTGGCGCTGCTGGCTTATAGCGCCTTCGTGATGTGGAGCGCAAGCGGGCAGGACATGGGCATGATGGAGCGCAAGGTGGGCCAAATTGCCATGGGTCTGGTTGTCATGCTAGTGATGGCGCAGATACCGCCACGCGTCTATGAAAGCTGGGCGCCCTATCTCTATTTCGTTTGCGTGATTTTACTGGTCTTGGTTGATGCTTTTGGTCAGATCAGTAAAGGGGCTCAGCGCTGGTTGGATTTGGGCTTTATCCGCTTCCAACCCTCTGAAATTGCTAAAATTGCAGTGCCGTTGATGGTTGCTCGGTTTATGAACCGTGATGTCTGCCCTCCTTCACTGAAAAATACCGGTATCGCGTTAATTTTAATCTTTATGCCGACCTTACTGGTGGCCGCTCAACCTGACCTTGGCACATCAATCCTGATTGCGGCTTCGGGTCTATTTGTCTTGTTCCTTTCGGGGATGAGCTGGCGCTTAATCGCCATTGCTGCCGTCCTGGTCGCTGGGTTTATTCCTATTTTGTGGTTCTTCCTGATGCATGGTTATCAGCGAGATCGCGTGATGATGCTACTGGACCCGGAAAGTGATCCGCTCGGTGCGGGTTATCATATTATTCAATCTAAAATTGCGATTGGTTCAGGCGGATTATCGGGCAAAGGCTGGTTACACGGCACTCAGTCGCAATTGGAATTCCTACCGGAACGCCATACCGACTTTATCTTTGCCGTATTGGCAGAGGAGTTGGGATTAATTGGCTTCTTGGTGCTTTTAGCACTTTATCTGTGCCTGATCATGCGCGGTCTGGTGATTGCCGCCCATGCACAAACCACCTTTGGCCGTGTTATGGTCGGGGGATTAATGCTGATACTCTTTGTTTATGTGTTTGTTAACATAGGTATGGTCAGTGGAATTTTACCTGTGGTTGGCGTACCTTTGCCTTTGGTCAGCTACGGAGGCTCGGCGCTGATAGTTCTGATGGCCGGGTTTGGTATCGTGATGTCGATACATACTCATCGAAAAATGTTATCTAAGAATTTATAG
- the mrdA gene encoding peptidoglycan DD-transpeptidase MrdA gives MKKEPNSFRDYSAESALFVRRALVAFLGILLLSGVLVANMYNLQIVRFEDYRTRSNENRIKLVPIAPSRGMIFDRNGTPLAMNRTIYQLELMPEKIEDLPATLNALRPIVDLTDEDIANFEKERKRSRRFTSIAVKTPLTEVQVARFAVNQFRFPGIEVKGYQRRFYPYGSALTHVIGYVSKINDKDVERLDKEGILANYAATHDIGKLGIERYYESVLHGKTGYEEVEVNNRGRVIRQLHEQPPQAGKDIYLTLDLHLQTYIEQLLSGSRAAVVVTDPRTGGILALVSNPSYDPNLFVDGITNKDYQGLLNDPNRPLINRATQGVYPPASTVKPYIAVSALSANVITKNTSLFDPGWWQLPGSEKRFRDWKKWGHGRLNVTKALEESADTFFYQVAYDMGIDRLSAWMTKFGYGEYTGIDLSEERAGLMPTREWKQKRHKKPWYQGDTIPVGIGQGYWTATPIQMAKALMTLINDGAVKTPHLLQSTRVDGVLVPYKQEDTTQIGDIHSGYWEIAKDGMYGVANRPNGTGRKFFEGTPYKAAAKSGTAQVYSYETYNAHKVAEHLRDHKLMVAFAPYDNPTVSVAMILENGGAGPAVGTITRQILDHILLGDNNTELPDAAPLPPGVEAD, from the coding sequence ATGAAAAAAGAACCTAACTCTTTTCGCGACTATTCGGCTGAGTCAGCCCTGTTTGTCCGCCGCGCCTTAGTGGCTTTTCTCGGTATCCTGCTGCTAAGTGGGGTATTGGTCGCAAACATGTACAATTTGCAGATAGTGCGCTTCGAAGACTATCGCACCCGCTCCAATGAAAACCGCATCAAGCTAGTACCTATCGCCCCCAGCCGTGGCATGATATTTGACCGTAACGGCACCCCACTGGCAATGAACCGGACCATTTATCAATTAGAATTGATGCCGGAAAAAATCGAAGACCTCCCCGCCACGCTCAATGCACTACGCCCGATAGTGGATCTGACGGATGAGGATATCGCTAACTTTGAAAAAGAGCGTAAGCGCTCACGTCGCTTTACCTCCATTGCGGTTAAAACACCGCTGACTGAGGTTCAGGTTGCCCGTTTCGCCGTTAACCAATTCCGCTTCCCCGGTATTGAAGTCAAAGGCTATCAGCGCCGCTTCTACCCATACGGCTCTGCCCTGACTCACGTTATCGGTTATGTTTCCAAGATCAACGATAAAGATGTCGAACGGTTGGATAAAGAGGGCATTCTTGCTAACTATGCCGCCACCCACGATATCGGCAAGCTCGGTATTGAGCGCTATTATGAATCCGTATTGCACGGTAAAACCGGCTATGAAGAAGTTGAAGTCAATAACCGTGGCCGGGTGATTCGTCAGTTGCATGAGCAGCCGCCGCAGGCCGGCAAAGATATCTATCTGACCCTCGACTTACACCTGCAAACCTATATTGAACAATTGCTTAGCGGTAGCCGTGCGGCAGTCGTGGTTACTGACCCCCGCACAGGCGGCATATTGGCTTTGGTGTCGAATCCAAGTTATGACCCGAATCTATTTGTCGATGGCATCACCAACAAAGATTATCAGGGGCTACTGAATGATCCCAATCGCCCACTAATTAACCGCGCGACCCAAGGTGTCTACCCGCCGGCGTCGACGGTAAAACCTTATATCGCTGTGTCTGCACTGAGTGCGAATGTCATCACCAAAAATACCAGCCTGTTCGATCCCGGCTGGTGGCAACTACCCGGTTCGGAAAAACGTTTCCGCGACTGGAAAAAGTGGGGCCACGGCCGATTGAATGTCACCAAGGCACTGGAGGAGTCGGCGGATACCTTCTTCTATCAGGTGGCTTATGACATGGGGATTGACCGTTTGTCCGCCTGGATGACCAAGTTCGGTTACGGTGAATATACTGGTATTGATCTGTCCGAAGAGCGGGCGGGTCTGATGCCAACTCGTGAATGGAAACAAAAACGCCATAAAAAACCTTGGTATCAAGGGGATACTATCCCAGTGGGTATCGGTCAGGGTTATTGGACAGCCACCCCCATTCAGATGGCAAAAGCATTGATGACGCTGATTAATGATGGGGCGGTTAAAACCCCACATCTGCTGCAAAGCACCCGAGTTGATGGTGTATTAGTGCCCTATAAACAAGAAGATACCACGCAAATTGGCGATATTCACTCCGGCTATTGGGAGATCGCCAAAGATGGCATGTATGGTGTTGCTAACCGCCCCAACGGGACGGGTCGTAAATTCTTTGAAGGCACGCCCTATAAGGCTGCGGCAAAATCAGGGACAGCACAGGTTTACAGTTATGAAACCTATAATGCGCACAAAGTCGCGGAGCACTTACGTGACCACAAATTGATGGTTGCCTTTGCCCCTTACGACAACCCTACGGTCTCTGTCGCCATGATTCTGGAAAATGGCGGTGCAGGGCCGGCGGTAGGCACCATTACTCGCCAAATCCTCGACCACATTTTGTTAGGTGATAACAATACTGAATTACCGGATGCGGCCCCTCTTCCTCCGGGTGTAGAAGCAGATTAG